The following nucleotide sequence is from Saccharothrix texasensis.
CCACCAAGCGGATCACCAAGGCGCCGCTGTGGTGCGCGGTCGACCTGCGTGACGGCAACCAGGCCCTGATCGACCCCATGTCGCCCGCGCGCAAGCGCAAGATGTTCGACCTGCTGGTGCGGATGGGCTACAAGGAGATCGAGGTCGGCTTCCCGGCCGCCTCGCAGACCGACTTCGACTTCGTCCGCGAGATCATCGAGGACGGCGCGATCCCGCCCGACGTCACCATCCAGGTGCTGACCCAGTGCCGCCCCGAGCTGATCACCCGCACGTTCGAGTCGCTGCGCGGCGCGGGCAAGGCGATCGTGCACTTCTACAACTCGACGTCCATCCTGCAGCGCCGGGTCGTGTTCAAGTCCGACCGCGAGGGCATCAAGAAGATCGCCACGGACGCCGCCGCGTTCGCGCTGGAGCAGGAGAAGCTCTACCCGGAGACCGAGTTCCGCTACGAGTACTCGCCCGAGTCCTACACCGGCACCGAGCTCTCCTACGCGCTGGAGGTCTGCGACGCCGTGTCGGCGGTCATCCGGCCCACGCCGGAGAAGCCGCTGATCGTCAACCTGCCGGCGACGGTGGAGATGGCCACGCCGAACGTCTACGCCGACTCCATCGAGTGGATGTCGCGCAACCTGGCCCGCCGCGACTCGATCATCCTGTCGCTGCACCCGCACAACGACCGGGGCACCGGGGTGGCGGCCGCCGAGCTGGGCTACCTCGCGGGCGCCGACCGCATCGAGGGCTGCCTGTTCGGCAACGGCGAGCGCACCGGCAACGTGTGCCTGGTGACGCTGGGCATGAACATGTTCAGCCAGGGCGTCGACCCGCAGGTCGACTTCTCCGACATCGACGAGATCCGGCGCACGGTCGAGTACTGCAACCAGCTGCCCGTCCCCGAACGGCACCCGTACGGCGGCGACCTGGTGTTCACCGCGTTCTCCGGCTCGCACCAGGACGCGATCAAGAAGGGCTTCGAGGCCCTGGAGGACGCCGCCAAGGCCGCCGGGCAGCACGTGGACGAGTTCCAGTGGGACGTCCCGTACCTGCCGATCGACCCGAAGGACGTCGGCCGCAACTACGAGGCCGTGATCCGGGTGAACTCGCAGTCCGGCAAGGGCGGCGTGGCGTACCTGATGAAGACCGAGCACCACCTGGACCTGCCGCGCCGGTTGCAGGTGGAGTTCTCCAAGGTCATCCAGGAGGTCACCGACACCAGGGGCGGCGAGATCGGCCCCAAGGACATGTGGGACGCCTTCTCCGAGGAGTACCTGGACGGCACCGCGCCGTTGAAGCTGCTGCGCCAGAAGGTGTCCGGCGACGGCAGCGGCCACGAGACGATCAAGGCCGTGGTCGTCGTCGACGGCGAGACGCAGGAGATCACCGGCGGCGGCAACGGCCCGATCGCCGCGTTCGTGGACGCCCTGGCCACCGTCGGCTACGACGTGCGCGTGCTGGACTACTTCGAGCACGCCATGTCGTCGGGCGACGACGCCCGCGCCGCGGCCTACCTGGAGTGCGCCGTGTCCGACCGCGTGCTGTGGGGCGTCGGCATCGACAGCTCCACGGTGGCCGCGTCGCTGCGCGCCCTGGTCTCGGCGATCAACCGCGCCAACCGGTAGTCGACGTCCGCCTCGCCGGTGCCGCGCCGGCGAGGCGGACGGCTCGCCGCCGACCTCGTTTCCCGCTGACGACTTGCTGAAGACATCACCCGATCGGAGATGACCGGGGAACTCCTCGGCGTTCCCCGGTCATGACCGCGTTCGTGGTGCTGTTCGTCGTCGCCGTGGTGCTGGCGCCGACCGAGGCCGTGCTGATCGGCTGCGGCGTGCCGGCCGCCTCCGGCGAGCTGTCGTTGATCGCCGTGATCGCCGTGGCTGCGGTGGGCTGCACCCTGTCGGACTTCGTCGACTTCGGTGTCGGGCGCGGGGTCGGGTTGCGGGCGCTGGAGCGGGTCGGGCGGCGGCCCGGGCCGCGGGCGGTGGTCGCGTGGACGGCGGACAAGCTGGCGACGCGGGGCGAGTCGATCCTGGTCGCGGTGCGGTTCGTGCCCGGCGGCGGGCTGGTGGGCGCGGTCCTGGCCGGGTCGCTGCGGTGGCCGGTGCGGCGGTTCGCGCCGATCGCGGTGGTGGGCGCCACGCTGTGGAGCGCCTACACGGCCGCGCTCGGCTACTTCGGCGGCCAGGTCTTCACCGACCCGGTGGTGGCCACGCTGGTCTCGTTCGCGGTGGCCACGCTGGTCGGCGTGCCGATCGGGATGGCGGTCCGGGCCGCTCAGCGCCGGGTCGTGGACGCCGCCGCGGCCGCCTGAGCCAACCGGTTCCGCACCGCGACCCGGGCCCGCTCGTACGCGCGCGGGTCGTCGTGCAGCACCGACTGGGCGTTGGCCATCTCCAGGAACGCGATCAGCTCGAAGGTCAGCTGGTCCGGGTCGGCGACCTCCGGGATCGCGGCG
It contains:
- the leuA gene encoding 2-isopropylmalate synthase; translated protein: MSASHDAYTSGTSRIRPPARPVPDQPVWNPQRGTSMPVHRYRPFHEQVEAVDVPDRTWPTKRITKAPLWCAVDLRDGNQALIDPMSPARKRKMFDLLVRMGYKEIEVGFPAASQTDFDFVREIIEDGAIPPDVTIQVLTQCRPELITRTFESLRGAGKAIVHFYNSTSILQRRVVFKSDREGIKKIATDAAAFALEQEKLYPETEFRYEYSPESYTGTELSYALEVCDAVSAVIRPTPEKPLIVNLPATVEMATPNVYADSIEWMSRNLARRDSIILSLHPHNDRGTGVAAAELGYLAGADRIEGCLFGNGERTGNVCLVTLGMNMFSQGVDPQVDFSDIDEIRRTVEYCNQLPVPERHPYGGDLVFTAFSGSHQDAIKKGFEALEDAAKAAGQHVDEFQWDVPYLPIDPKDVGRNYEAVIRVNSQSGKGGVAYLMKTEHHLDLPRRLQVEFSKVIQEVTDTRGGEIGPKDMWDAFSEEYLDGTAPLKLLRQKVSGDGSGHETIKAVVVVDGETQEITGGGNGPIAAFVDALATVGYDVRVLDYFEHAMSSGDDARAAAYLECAVSDRVLWGVGIDSSTVAASLRALVSAINRANR
- a CDS encoding DedA family protein, encoding MTAFVVLFVVAVVLAPTEAVLIGCGVPAASGELSLIAVIAVAAVGCTLSDFVDFGVGRGVGLRALERVGRRPGPRAVVAWTADKLATRGESILVAVRFVPGGGLVGAVLAGSLRWPVRRFAPIAVVGATLWSAYTAALGYFGGQVFTDPVVATLVSFAVATLVGVPIGMAVRAAQRRVVDAAAAA